The following are encoded in a window of Odocoileus virginianus isolate 20LAN1187 ecotype Illinois unplaced genomic scaffold, Ovbor_1.2 Unplaced_Scaffold_19, whole genome shotgun sequence genomic DNA:
- the LOC110148314 gene encoding olfactory receptor 6M1-like has product MDVQNQTTVTEFILTAFPALQKLQIFLFVVLLFTYMLTLIGNGVIISLIRADNRLQTPMYFFLSNLSLLDISYTTSVTPKLLSFLLKDKKTISLAGCISQTYFFFFLGTVEFILLVVMSFDRYVAICNPLRYTVIMNSRVCLLLVLGCWVGAFLSVLCPVILLSRLPFCQKEINHFFCDIAPLLQAACIDTRLLERISFLLSSLILLTSLVITTVSYTYIISTILHIPSAQGRQKAFSTCASHITVVSIAYGSNIFMYVRPSQSQSLEFDKVTAVFTIMVTPLLNPFIYSLRNETVKDVLRDAVNKIISSLYRKP; this is encoded by the coding sequence ATGGATGTGCAGAATCAGACCACAGTGACTGAATTTATCCTGACCGCCTTCCCTGCTCTTCAGAAGCTTCAGATTTTCCTCTTCGTGGTCCTCTTGTTTACTTACATGCTCACTCTAATAGGAAATGGTGTCATCATTTCCCTAATACGGGCTGATAATCGCCTCCAAACCccaatgtacttcttcctcagtaATTTGTCATTGCTGGACATTTCATACACTACCTCAGTTACCCCCAAATTGTTATCCTTTCTCCTCAAGGACAAGAAAACCATATCTCTTGCAGGCTGCATCAGCCAAACATACTTCTTCTTCTTCCTGGGGACAGTGGAGTTCATCCTGCTGGTGGTGATGTCctttgaccgctatgtggccatctgtaaccCCCTGCGCTACACCGTCATCATGAACAGCAGGGTGTGTCTCCTGCTGGTTCTGGGCTGCTGGGTGGGGGCCTTCCTGTCGGTGCTCTGCCCGGTTATTCTGCTGTCCAGGCTGCCCTTCTGCCAGAAGGAGATTAATCACTTCTTCTGTGACATCGCCCCTCTGCTGCAGGCGGCCTGCATAGACACTCGTCTCCTTGAGAGGATAAGCTTCCTCTTGTCTTCTCTCATCCTCCTCACCTCGCTGGTGATCACCACCGTGTCCTACACCTACATCATCTCTACCATCCTGCACATCCCCTCGGCCCAAGGGCGTCagaaagccttctccacctgcgcATCTCACATCACTGTCGTGTCTATTGCCTACGGGAGCAACATCTTCATGTATGTGAGACCGAGCCAAAGTCAGTCCCTGGAATTTGACAAAGTGACTGCTGTCTTCACTATAATGGTGACCCCTCTTCTGAACCCCTTCATTTATAGTCTAAGGAATGAAACTGTAAAAGATGTTTTGAGAGATGCAGTCAACAAAATTATATCCTCACTGTACAGGAAACCTTGA